From one Eucalyptus grandis isolate ANBG69807.140 chromosome 9, ASM1654582v1, whole genome shotgun sequence genomic stretch:
- the LOC104450883 gene encoding LOW QUALITY PROTEIN: transcriptional corepressor SEUSS (The sequence of the model RefSeq protein was modified relative to this genomic sequence to represent the inferred CDS: deleted 2 bases in 1 codon) yields MVLSGPPTPANGSQSISPSLLRSNSELLGGEAAALPAQSTFSSLVSPRTQLSNVNMLNASSLLNQSFANGGSNPMIPSSGGGQRVGIEMKAELDQLANVGNGMNFGMSNMTNTGTSSQYPGQFSNPSGNQLMPEQAQSQQLEQQNFQQCQQPMQQFSSPQHAQQHQQLQSFRARGGLAGVGPVKLEPQTGGDQHGQQLQQPHLQTLRNLAPVKLETQSMRNLASVKMEPQHSDQSLFLHQQQQQQHNQQQHQHQQQHQQQQQAQQQLLHMSRQQNSSATAAQINLLQQQRLLHMQQQQQQQQLLKAMPQQRAQVAQQFQQNIPMRSPVKSVYEPGTCAKRLTDYMYRQQRRPEDNNIDFWRKFVAEYFAPNAKKKWCVSMYGSGRQTTGVFPQDTWHCDICNRKPGRGFEATFEVLPRLFKIKYESGTLEELLYVDMPCEYPVASGQIVLDYAKAIQESVFEQLRVVREGQLRVVFSSDLKICSWEFCARRHEELIPRRLLIPQVSQLGAAAQKYQAATQNASSGLSVPELQNNCNMFLSSARQLAKALEVPLVNDLGYTKRYVRCLQISEVVNCMKDLIDYSRHTRTGPMESLAKYPRRNSASTGVRGQAHQSEEHSQQQPHQQQQTVSQNANNDQNNVQAPPVQLGASDGARAVNNTASTSATGNAIPGLLHQNSINSRQQSSISNSGSPYGSSGVQIPSPGSSTTLPPTQPNIPSNFQSPTHSSGNNPPHSNGGLSAPNHISNANSSAKMSPHNSEVEPNDSQSSVQKILQEVMSSQMNGAGGIVGGGSLGNDVKHVNGNLPTSSNTGLSSSSNNLLGNGMAHSSNMGGSLYGNMAAGMGSSAMANGVRAVMGNNSFMNGRGMAPMIRDQSMSGNQQDLSNQLLSGLRAGNGFNNLQYEWKPSP; encoded by the exons ATGGTACTTTCGGGGCCACCCACTCCAGCCAATGGGTCCCAGTCCATTTCTCCTTCACTTCTGCGATCGAATTCAGAATTATTAGGAGGAGAAGCTGCTGCATTGCCTGCCCAATCAACATTCTCTTCTCTTGTTTCCCCGCGTACTCAGCTTAGTAATGTGAATATGCTTAATGCATCTTCCCTGCTCAACCAGTCATTTGCAAATGGCGGTTCAAACCCCATGATTCCTTCTTCTGGAGGTGGCCAGAGAGTGGGTATTGAAATGAAGGCTGAGTTGGATCAGTTAGCGAATGTTGGTAATGGGATGAACTTTGGAATGTCCAACATGACCAATACTGGCACTTCTAGTCAATATCCAGGACAATTTTCTAATCCTTCTGGCAATCAGTTGATGCCGGAGCAAGCCCAGTCTCAACAACTTGAACAGCAAAATTTCCAGCAATGTCAGCAACCAATGCAACAGTTTTCCTCCCCTCAACATGCCCAGCAACATCAGCAACTACAATCATTCCGGGCACGTGGAGGGTTAGCCGGTGTAGGACCTGTCAAGTTGGAACCACAAACAGGCGGGGACCAACATGGACAGCAACTGCAGCAGCCCCATTTACAGACTCTAAGGAATCTGGCTCCTGTGAAACTGGAGACACAGAGTATGAGGAACTTGGCTTCTGTAAAAATGGAACCTCAACACTCAGACCAGTCACTTTTTCTCCATcaacagcaacagcagcaacatAATCAGCAGCAGCATCAACACCAGCAgcagcaccagcagcagcagcaagctCAACAGCAATTGTTGCATATGTCCAGGCAGCAGAATTCATCTGCTACTGCTGCACAGATTAATCTTCTGCAACAACAAAGACTGTTGCAtatgcagcagcagcagcagcagcagcag ctaTTGAAGGCAATGCCTCAGCAAAGAGCTCAGGTAGCACAGCAGTTTCAGCAGAACATCCCTATGAGGTCCCCTGTAAAATCAGTTTATGAACCTGGAACATGTGCAAAACGTTTGACAGACTACATGTATCGGCAACAACGTAGACCTGAG GACAACAATATTGATTTCTGGAGAAAATTTGTTGCTGAGTATTTTGCTCCCAACGCTAAGAAAAAATGGTGTGTTTCTATGTATGGAAGTGGCCGGCAGACAACTGGAGTTTTTCCTCAG GATACATGGCACTGTGATATATGCAATCGCAAGCCTGGTCGTGGCTTTG AGGCAACTTTTGAGGTCCTTCCCAggcttttcaaaataaaatatgaaagcGGTACTTTGGAAGAACTTCTTTATGTCGATATGCCGTGTGAATATCCGGTTGCATCAGGCCAGATTGTACTGGACTATGCAAAAGCTATTCAAGAGAGTGTCTTTGAGCAGCTTCGTGTTGTCCGTGAAGGTCAACTTCGGGTTGTTTTCTCTTCAGACCTGAAG ATATGTTCATGGGAATTTTGTGCACGTCGTCACGAAGAGCTTATTCCTCGAAGACTATTGATTCCTCAG GTTAGCCAGCTGGGAGCGGCAGCTCAAAAGTACCAGGCAGCCACTCAAAACGCATCTTCTGGTTTATCTGTCCCAGAGCTGCAAAATAACTGTAACAT GTTTCTATCATCGGCTCGGCAATTGGCAAAAGCTCTTGAAGTTCCTTTAGTGAATGACTTAGGATATACAAAGAGATATGTGAGGTGTCTTCAG ATATCAGAAGTGGTCAATTGCATGAAAGATCTAATTGATTACAGCCGACATACGCGGACAGGGCCTATGG AAAGCTTGGCCAAATACCCTCGGAGAAACAGTGCTTCAACCGGGGTTCGTGGTCAAGCTCACCAATCTGAGGAGCATTCGCAGCAGCAGCCACACCAACAGCAGCAAACAGTTTCTCAGAATGCAAACAATGATCAGAACAATGTTCAGGCTCCTCCAGTGCAACTAGGTGCTTCTGACGGTGCTAGAGCTGTAAATAACACAGCCTCTACTTCTGCAACTGGTAATGCCATACCTGGCCTTCTCCATCAAAATTCTATAAACTCGAGACAGCAAAGCTCAATAAGCAATTCAGGCAGTCCATATGGAAGTAGTGGTGTTCAGATCCCATCCCCTGGTTCCTCCACAACATTGCCACCAACTCAACCCAACATTCCTTCGAATTTTCAATCTCCTACTCATTCCTCGGGTAATAATCCCCCACACAGCAATGGCGGTCTGTCTGCCCCAAATCACATTAGTAATGCAAACTCATCTGCAAAAATGTCTCCTCATAACAGTGAGGTTGAACCAAATGATTCCCAGAGTTCTGTGCAAAAAATTCTGCAAGAAGTGATGTCAAGCCAAATGAACGGTGCGGGCGGTATTGTTGGCGGTGGTTCGTTGGGAAATGATGTGAAACATGTGAATGGGAATTTGCCAACCAGCTCTAATACAGGCCTTAGTAGTTCTTCCAACAACTTGCTGGGGAACGGGATGGCCCACAGCTCTAATATGGGAGGCTCTCTGTATGGCAACATGGCTGCAGGAATGGGCTCATCTGCCATGGCCAATGGAGTGAGAGCTGTTATGGGAAACAACTCCTTCATGAATGGAAGAGGAATGGCCCCTATGATTCGAGATCAGAGTATGAGTGGTAACCAACAGGATTTGAGTAACCAGCTGCTTAGTGGGCTCAGGGCTGGGAACGGCTTCAATAATCTTCAGTATGAGTGGAAACCATCCCCCTGA